A part of Aspergillus flavus chromosome 1, complete sequence genomic DNA contains:
- a CDS encoding NADH flavin oxidoreductase/12-oxophytodienoate reductase (NADH:flavin oxidoreductase/NADH oxidase family protein), producing the protein MSTRLFEPLRIGNITLSHRVVMAPLTRLRSDEHHVPLPMSTNYYEQRASVPGTLLIAEATLVSAAAGGVPHAPGLFTESQIQAWKKITDAVHARGSYIFCQLIALGRAADPSTLRKEGGFEVSAPSSIPMENGGAVPHALTEDEIHGFIRDFATAAKNAIAAGFDGVEVHGANGYLVDQFLQDVSNQRTDQWGGSIESRARFGVEVAKALVEAVGAERVGFRISPWNTWQGMKMADPVPQFSYLVRRLRDLGLAYLHVIESRVINNVDCEKKEGIEPFLDIWGRTTPVLVAGGYTPENVRQAIEDEYRDYNVAVVFGRHFLANPDLPFRLQRGIPLQKYDRDTFYTPMQCHGYADYPFSSEFQARLKN; encoded by the coding sequence ATGTCGACGCGTCTTTTCGAACCTCTACGCATCGGCAACATCACCCTAAGCCACCGAGTGGTGATGGCACCGCTAACCCGCCTCCGCTCCGACGAACATCATGTCCCCCTCCCAATGTCCACAAACTACTATGAACAGCGCGCCTCAGTCCCCGGGACACTACTTATCGCCGAAGCAACTCTCGTCTccgcagcagcaggaggCGTCCCCCACGCGCCGGGCCTTTTCACCGAATCGCAGATCCAGGCATGGAAGAAAATCACCGACGCCGTGCATGCTAGAGGGAGTTATATCTTCTGCCAATTAATTGCTCTAGGCCGTGCAGCAGACCCATCAACTCTTAGGAAGGAAGGCGGGTTCGAAGTCTCTGCCCCTAGTTCCATTCCCATGGAGAATGGGGGAGCAGTTCCCCATGCCCTGACCGAGGACGAGATCCATGGGTTCATTCGGGACTTTGCAACCGCCGCTAAGAATGCAATTGCGGCGGGATTCGACGGCGTCGAAGTCCACGGTGCTAATGGGTATCTGGTGGATCAATTCCTCCAGGATGTCAGTAACCAGCGGACGGACCAGTGGGGCGGGAGTATTGAGAGTCGGGCCCGGTTCGGGGTGGAAGTTGCCAAGGCGCTCGTTGAGGCCGTTGGTGCGGAACGCGTGGGATTTAGAATTAGTCCCTGGAATACGTGGCAGGGGATGAAGATGGCGGATCCGGTGCCTCAGTTCTCGTATCTGGTTCGGCGGTTGAGGGATCTTGGATTGGCGTATTTGCATGTTATTGAGTCGCGGGTCATCAACAATGTGGATtgtgagaagaaggagggcATTGAGCCATTCCTTGATATCTGGGGTCGGACTACTCCCGTGCTGGTTGCTGGGGGTTATACGCCCGAGAATGTGCGCCAGGCCATTGAGGATGAGTATAGGGATTATAATGTTGCTGTTGTCTTTGGGAGGCATTTTTTGGCTAATCCGGACTTGCCTTTTCGGTTGCAGCGTGGCATCCCCTTGCAGAAGTATGATCGGGATACGTTTTATACGCCGATGCAGTGTCATGGGTATGCGGATTATCCTTTTAGTTCGGAGTTTCAGGCACGTTTGAAGAATTAG
- a CDS encoding putative peroxisomal membrane protein produces the protein MDALMSRLDAFVTNPDLAPILALAKAVRNGAVYGAKVRFPHALVMIFLFRSGTFREKAKLVLKATRQHARNLATFAFIYKSSMLVLRNVTPSGVGKEGRFDSFFAGLLGGYAVFGRNKTSITQQIVIYIFARVLLALAKLSVQPNMHPLSSLITPGTRADIEKHAWPVFASVSWAMVMYLFRWHPDALMSSLKSSMVYIYSDCDHWDSFRNFMIHNK, from the exons ATGGATGCCCTCATG TCCCGTTTAGATGCTTTTGTCACGAACCCCGACCTTGCACCTATCCTCGCGCTAGCTAAGGCTGTTCGGAATGGCGCAGTATACGGCGCAAAAGTGCGGTTTCCGCATGCTTTGGT GAtgatctttctctttcgctCTGGAAC CTTtcgagaaaaagcaaagctTGTCCTGAAAGCCACACGCCAACATGCCCGGAACCTCGCGACCTTCGCTTTCATATACAAGAGCTCTATGCTTGTGTTGCGAAACGTGACCCCCTCGGGAGTCGGAAAGGAGGGACGATTTGACAGCTTCTTTGCTGGTCTGCTGGGAGGGTATGCCGTGTTCGGCCGGAACAAGACGAGTATTACCCAGCAG ATCGTCATTTACATTTTTGCCCGTGTGCTGTTGGCTCTTGCCAAGCTGTCCGTGCAACCGAACATGCACCCCCTATCATCCCTTATAACCCCCGGTACTCGAGCCGACATAGAGAAACACGCATGGCCAGTCTTTGCCAGTGTGAGCTGGGCTATGGTTATGTACCTCTTCCGCTGGCACCCGGACGCACTCATGTCGAGCTTGAAGAGTAGCATGGTTTACAT CTATTCCGACTGCGATCACTGGGATTCGTTCCGTAACTTCATGATCCACAACAAATAG
- a CDS encoding ankyrin repeat protein, which yields MPKRGPDTEEYPRRVFNTVKRPKINHDDNRPWLRLSHHSYTVGWICAVEPEHVAATVFLDEEHEGLDSLSSKDNNTYTLGRIGGHNVVIAVMPNDYGTTSASLAARDMLHSFPNIRTCVMVGIGGGAPSPKHDIRLGDVVVSSAHNGNGGVWQYDFGKRIQDQSFQSTGFLNQPPLFLQTAVKALRTKYAISAKDYKQPNLNTDRLHKAHVIHPNGEESCAAICGDDLSNLVERPERQENPVIHYGLIASANQVMKDATVRDTLAENKDVLCFEMEAAGLMNHFPCLVVRGICDYADTHKNKEMADYIAVLHSDNVENREISASPDRRAGALCQRPKEAEKHSLDEQQKCELLNSLHFHQFDARHLTIKKAHAKTCRWLLRQAEYRDWLDRSKVIEHNGFLWIKGKPGAGKSTLMKFALDNARRVLKGKNNIIIAFFFNARGDKLERSTLGMYRSLLLQLLQRLPELQDVFESLELAMSTQAGRPHKWVLESLKELFEQAVQRLGQHRLICFIDALDECAEDEIRDMISFLQTISADTTSTGIEFYVCLSSRHYPHITIRKGITLVLEGQEGHRQDITNYLDTELNIGDTDLAKQISIDVQNKALGVFMWVVLVVAILNKEYDSGNVCELKERLRAIPGDLHQLFRDILTRDNRENGRLLLCIQWILFAKEPLRREQLYFAIHSGIKPLSAWGPDITPAVMDRYILDCSKGLAEVTKGKTQTVQFIHESVNDFLLRENGLMEICSDLGSDFQGQSHERLKQCCLTQMTIAARSNLGHSLPIASSPEATQLRQSVHREFPFLEYAIQNVLHHGDAAEGGGVSQLGFIQTFQLDRWIPLYNLFEEHQVCRYTPDVSLLYILAEHNLANLIGIHPSNLCCFEVGKGRHGTPIFAALATYSGEAVRAFLTAQVQASPPVSLLHTAYKQYYEDKNKGAVFGRNFTFRRGNGVLYHLLEQCEEAILLVFLIRSDQTHTGSKVHHSRTLLSDAAKRGWQIVVKWLIENGAELESKDTQNLTPLSHAARTGHEAVCKLLLEGGAELESKDTQNLTPLSHAARNGYEAVCKLLLEGGAELETQFHQAIARLLIDNGADVNLSGSNGRTPLSLAAERRNDNIIKMLLEKGAAVEAKDNTGRTPLSWAAESSRNENSIRILLERGAEIESKDDAGRTPLSWAAGRCKPDAYDFYDTSIMGDPGISDGENDMNIIKMLLQAGANVESKDINGRTPLSWAAQGSSKKIPIRVLPKKQEEGLVNLGTYTSTRMIRDITELLLEAGADLNAKDHHGRTPLRWATDCGNEKVVKLLESAGAIQ from the exons ATGCCGAAGAGAGGACCTGACACCGAGGAATACCCAAGACGCGTTTTCAACACAGTGAAAAGACCAAAGATCAATCATGACGACAACCGTCCTTGGCTCAGACTGAGTCATCATAGCTACACCGTCGGTTGGATTTGTGCTGTCGAACCCGAACACGTCGCTGCGACAGTCTTTCTCGACGAAGAACACGAAGGACTGGATAGTCTGTCTAGCAAAGATAACAATACCTACACATTAGGGAGGATCGGAGGACATAATGTTGTCATTGCCGTCATGCCAAATGATTATGGCACAACATCTGCATCATTAGCTGCGAGGGACATGCTCCACAGCTTTCCGAACATTCGAACGTGTGTCATGGTTGGAATTGGCGGCGGTGCACCAAGTCCCAAGCATGATATCCGGTTGGGGGACGTTGTCGTGAGTAGTGCTCACAATGGGAATGGTGGTGTGTGGCAGTATGATTTTGGCAAGAGAATCCAAGATCAAAGCTTCCAATCAACTGGATTCTTGAATCAGCCACCATTATTTTTGCAGACGGCAGTCAAAGCATTGAGAACCAAATATGCGATTAGCG CGAAAGACTATAAGCAGCCGAACTTGAACACTGACAGGCTTCACAAAGCGCATGTTATCCATCCAAATGGAGAGGAAAGCTGTGCTGCTATTTGTGGTGATGATCTGTCTAATCTCGTCGAGCGGCCGGAACGACAGGAGAATCCAGTGATTCACTACGGCCTCATTGCTTCCGCAAATCAGGTTATGAAGGATGCTACCGTTCGAGACACATTGGCAGAAAATAAAGATGTTCTGTGTTTTGAAATGGAAGCGGCAGGATTGATGAATCATTTCCCATGCTTGGTCGTTCGGGGTATTTGCGACTATGCAGATACGCATAAGAATAAGGA AATGGCCGACTATATCGCAGTCCTTCATAGTGACAATGTTGAAAATAGAGAAATCAGCGCGAGTCCGGATAGAAGAGCTGGTGCCCTTTGTCAACGACCcaaagaagcagagaaacATTCACTCGACGAGCAACAAAAATGTGAGTTACTTAACTCACTACACTTTCACCAGTTCGACGCCCGCCACCTTACTATTAAGAAGGCTCATGCCAAGACCTGCAGATGGTTGCTCAGACAGGCTGAATATCGTGATTGGCTTGACCGCAGCAAGGTTATCGAACATAACGGCTTCTTATGGATCAAGGGGAAACCTGGAGCCGGGAAATCGACCTTGATGAAGTTCGCGTTGGATAATGCGCGAAGAGTATTGAAGGGGAAGAACAATATCATtatagccttcttcttcaacgcaCGTGGTGACAAATTGGAAAGGTCTACCCTTGGGATGTATCGATCATTGTTATTGCAACTTCTCCAGAGACTTCCAGAACTTCAAGATGTTTTTGAATCTCTTGAACTGGCAATGTCAACACAGGCTGGAAGACCTCACAAATGGGTTCTAGAGTCACTTAAAGAACTTTTCGAACAAGCTGTGCAGCGTTTGGGACAGCATCGTTTGATCTGTTTTATCGACGCTTTGGATGAATGCGCCGAGGATGAAATTCGAGACATGATAAGCTTCCTTCAAACCATAAGTGCAGACACAACATCGACTGGTATTGAATTCTATGTCTGTCTTTCAAGCCGACACTATCCCCACATTACCATTCGAAAAGGTATCACCCTAGTTcttgaaggacaagaaggacaCCGTCAAGATATTACCAACTACTTGGATACTGAATTGAATATTGGAGACACTGATCTTGCCAAGCAAATCTCCATTGATGTTCAGAACAAGGCACTTGGGGTATTTATGtgggtggtgttggtggtaGCAATTCTGAACAAGGAGTATGATAGTGGAAATGTCTGTGAACTTAAGGAACGGCTTCGAGCTATCCCTGGAGACCTGCACCAGCTCTTCCGTGACATCTTAACTCGCGACAACCGCGAAAACGGGCGATTACTTTTATGCATTCAGTGGATCCTTTTTGCTAAGGAGCCATTGCGACGAGAACAACTATACTTTGCCATTCACTCTGGTATTAAACCTCTGTCAGCATGGGGTCCTGATATAACACCAGCCGTTATGGATAGATATATTCTTGATTGCTCTAAAGGACTTGCTGAAGTTACGAAGGGCAAAACACAAACGGTCCAATTCATCCACGAGTCAGTCAATGACTTTCTTTTGAGAGAGAACGGATTAATGGAAATTTGTTCCGATCTTGGATCAGATTTTCAAGGGCAGAGCCATGAGCGTTTGAAACAATGTTGCCTCACGCAAATGACTATCGCTGCCAGGTCAAATCTCGGGCACTCTCTCCCAATAGCATCATCTCCAGAAGCTACACAACTTCGCCAGTCGGTACATAGAGAATTTCCATTCTTGGAATACGCCATCCAAAACGTTTTGCACCACGGAGACGCGGCTGAAGGAGGTGGGGTCAGCCAGTTAGGCTTCATCCAGACCTTTCAGCTTGACCGATGGATTCCGCTTTATAATCTGTTCGAAGAACATCAAGTGTGCCGGTACACCCCCGATGTGAGCCTCCTATATATATTAGCGGAACATAATTTGGCAAATCTCATTGGCATCCATCCATCAAATCTATGCTGCTTTGAAGTGGGGAAGGGGCGTCATGGGACGCCAATATTTGCAGCGCTGGCTACATACAGCGGCGAAGCAGTCCGCGCCTTTTTAACGGCTCAAGTGCAAGCATCACCCCCAGTATCTTTACTCCATACAGCTTACAAGCAATATTAtgaagataaaaataaagggGCTGTATTTGGACGTAACTTTACCTTTAGACGAGGAAACGGGGTTCTCTATCACCTCCTTGAACAATGTGAGGAGGCGATACTTCTGGTCTTCCTAATTAGATCAGACCAAACCCATACAGGGTCAAAAGTCCACCATAGCCGGACACTGCTATCAGATGCTGCTAAGAGGGGCTGGCAGATTGTCGTGAAGTGGCTTATTGAGAACGGCGCTGAATTAGAGTCAAAAGACACTCAGAATCTGACACCGCTGTCGCATGCTGCTAGAACTGGACATGAGGCTGTTTGTAAGCTGCTTCTTGAGGGCGGCGCTGAATTAGAGTCAAAAGACACTCAGAATCTGACACCGCTGTCGCATGCTGCTAGAAATGGATATGAGGCTGTTTGTAAGCTGCTTCTTGAGGGCGGCGCTGAATTAGA AACCCAATTCCACCAAGCAATTGCCAGACTTCTTATTGACAATGGTGCTGACGTTAATCTGAGCGGTTCCAATGGTCGGACACCATTATCATTAGCTGCTGAGAGGAGAAATGACAACATTATCAAGATGCTACTTGAAAAAGGTGCAGCGGTTGAAGCCAAGGATAATACTGGCCGGACACCATTGTCGTGGGCTGCTGAGAGTAGCAGGAATGAGAACAGCATTAGGATCTTACTCGAACGGGGTGCAGAAATTGAATCCAAGGATGACGCTGGCCGGACGCCATTGTCGTGGGCTGCTGGTCGATGCAAGCCCGATGCCTATGATTTCTATGATACTAGTATCATGGGTGATCCCGGGATTAGTGACGGGGAGAATGATATGAACATCATAAAGATGTTACTTCAGGCGGGTGCGAATGTCGAATCCAAGGATATAAATGGCCGGACACCACTATCATGGGCTGCTCAGGGTTCGTCTAAAAAAATTCCTATCCGAGTTCTCCCtaaaaagcaagaagagggaCTTGTGAATCTAGGAACATATACTTCCACTCGGATGATTCGTGATATCACAGAGCTCCTTCTTGAGGCGGGTGCTGATCTCAATGCAAAAGACCACCATGGCCGGACTCCACTGCGATGGGCTACTGATTGTGGTAATGAAAAAGTCGTCAAACTTCTGGAATCTGCGGGTGCCATACAGTAA
- a CDS encoding acetoacetyl-CoA synthase gives MTSPSSTLPRKLWEHANPQSTEMWAFKQKLEAEKGLRFSTFHDLYQWSINNRAAFWAFCWDYFPIIYEGSYTTVVDESARIDSIPTWFEGIRLNFAENMLFTGERTPNGDRQITTTNKEDGKIALTQIREGGSEPPISITWRELRQRTGRLIQALKVAGVVKGDRIAVVASNSIDTLVVLLATTALGALFSSASTDTGVKGILDRLLQLKPKWVFVDDAAVYNGKRIDLRPKIRDIVGGLGGVEEFRGVVAVPRFAEPADLSGMPKTQSLATFLAQARSDELEFVRIGFRDPFLVVYSSGTTGKPKPIVHGVGGYILNGNKEARLHRLHGPESVVLQYTTTGWIMYLSAITGLMFGGKPILYDGSPFLPDVKFLIRLLGEYKVTHFGTSPRYLQELRKNNIKPRDIADLSKLSIVTSTGMVLSESLFEWFYDEGFPAHTQLANISGGTDLAACFGLENPLTPLYVGGCQGPSLGLPIAAYDQADEGASGVKGKPVPDGEPGEIVATAAFPTMPVKFLGDDGPQKYFDSYFARFDNVWTHGDFISIHPITKQIFFLGRSDGVLNPSGIRFGSAEIYNVIDTRFADEIADSICVGQRRPQDTDESVMLFLLMRPGREFTTELVGRVKEAIRKALSARHVPKYVFQTPEIPTTVNLKKVELPVKQIVSGKKIKPSGTLLNAKSLDFYYQFVEVERLIEPKSKL, from the exons ATgacttctccatcctccacccTTCCCCGCAAACTATGGGAACATGCCAACCCCCAATCTACGGAGATGTGGGCCTTTAAACAGAAACTAGAAGCTGAGAAGGGTCTTCGATTTTCT ACATTTCACGACCTCTACCAATGGTCCATCAACAACCGTGCCGCATTCTGGGCCTTCTGCTGGGACTACTTCCCCATCATCTACGAAGGAAGCTACACCACCGTCGTCGACGAATCAGCCCGCATAGATAGCATCCCGACCTGGTTCGAGGGTATCCGGCTCAACTTCGCCGAGAACATGCTCTTCACTGGTGAACGAACCCCCAACGGTGATCGGCAAATAACAACCACAAACAAAGAAGACGGCAAGATCGCCCTAACGCAGATTCGCGAGGGTGGCTCCGAGCCACCGATTAGCATCACCTGGCGCGAACTCCGACAGCGAACGGGACGGTTAATCCAGGCCTTGAAGGTAGCGGGTGTTGTCAAGGGTGATCGAATCGCGGTGGTAGCGAGTAACAGTATCGATACGTTGGTTGTGCTGCTAGCGACGACGGCGCTTGGGGCGCTGTTCTCGTCGGCTTCAACTGATACCGGTGTTAAGGGAATTCTGGATCGATTGCTGCAGCTCAAGCCAAAGTGGGTAtttgttgatgatgctgcGGTTTATAATGGGAAGCGGATTGATCTGCGGCCCAAGATTCGAGATATTGTTGGTGGATTGGGTGGTGTCGAGGAGTTTCGGGGTGTGGTTGCTGTGCCGCGGTTTGCGGAGCCAGCTGATCTGAGTGGTATGCCTAAGACGCAGTCGCTGGCGACATTCCTGGCCCAGGCACGCTCAGATGAGTTGGAATTTGTTCGCATTGGGTTCCGTGATCCATTCCTTGTTGTTTATTCGTCTGGGACGACCGGGAAGCCGAAACCGATTGTTCATGGTGTCGGTGGATATATCCTCAACGGTAATAAAGAGGCCCGGTTACATAGGCTTCATGGTCCGGAGTCTGTCGTGCTACAGTACACGACAACGGGATGGATCATGTATCTGTCCGCCATTACGGGGCTGATGTTCGGTGGGAAACCCATCTTATACGATGGAAGCCCCTTCCTGCCTGACGTGAAATTCCTCATTCGATTGCTGGGCGAGTACAAAGTTACCCACTTCGGTACCTCGCCGCGATATCTGCAGGAGTTGCGGAAGAATAATATCAAGCCACGGGATATCGCAGACCTCTCCAAGCTCTCCATTGTCACTAGCACCGGCATGGTCCTGTCAGAGTCCTTGTTTGAATGGTTCTACGATGAGGGCTTCCCCGCTCACACGCAGCTGGCAAACATCTCCGGAGGAACCGATCTAGCAGCATGCTTCGGTCTCGAAAACCCCTTGACACCTCTGTACGTGGGCGGCTGCCAGGGACCCAGTCTCGGCCTCCCCATCGCAGCATATGACCAAGCGGACGAAGGAGCTTCTGGTGTCAAGGGGAAGCCAGTTCCAGACGGAGAACCGGGCGAAATTGTCGCCACGGCTGCTTTCCCAACCATGCCGGTGAAGTTCCTCGGAGATGACGGACCCCAGAAGTATTTCGACTCCTACTTTGCCCGGTTTGACA ACGTCTGGACCCACGGCGACTTCATCAGCATCCACCCCATTACCAAACaaatcttcttcctcggccgTTCGGACGGAGTCCTAAACCCCTCCGGAATCCGGTTCGGGTCCGCCGAGATCTACAACGTAATCGACACACGATTTGCCGATGAGATCGCAGACTCGATCTGCGTGGGACAGCGCCGACCCCAAGATACTGATGAATCGGTGATGCTGTTCCTGCTCATGCGACCGGGACGTGAATTTACGACGGAGTTGGTGGGACGGGTCAAGGAGGCCATTCGGAAGGCTCTCAGTGCGAGACATGTCCCCAAGTATGTCTTCCAGACGCCTGAGATTCCG ACGACGGTTAATCTCAAGAAGGTTGAGTTGCCGGTGAAGCAGATTGTTtcggggaagaagatcaagccCTCCGGGACGCTGTTAAATGCGAAGAGCTTGGACTTTTATTATCAGTTTGTTGAGGTTGAGAGATTGATAGAGCCTAAGAGCAAGCTGTGA
- a CDS encoding putative ribosome biogenesis protein produces MMLREVKPKNPRTARILKAKEPQLIEGAKRTLLLHGSKCPTPLHTVLKTLHSLTRPNSILFHKKNENIHPFESAESLEFLADKNDCGMVVFGSSNKKRPNCVTIARVFNAKLLDMCELMLLPSPDGDQIPSMNNLTMNVGMGLRPLLLFSGTPWDDPTSSAHVMLKSMFMDMFKGETTDKIDVEGLQYALMVAAEEPTEGLSPVIHLRWYKIKTKRSGHKLPRVELEEIGPKFDFKVGRIQEAPRDVMKEAMKQGKRPNEEIKMKKNIGMDSIGDKIGRVHLTKQDLGGLQTRKMKGLKRRAGMESDEEDADMMDVDEVSEDEGRKRTKTA; encoded by the exons ATGATGCTCAGAGAAGT AAAACCTAAGAATCCGCGCACGGCGCGAATTCTCAAGGCCAAAGAACCCCAGCTCATTGAAGGAGCCAAGCGCACACTGTTACTGCACGGTTCGAAATGCCCGACACCGCTCCACACGGTCCTTAAAACTCTCCACTCCCTGACCCGGCCAAACTCGATCCTGTTCCACAAGAAGAATGAGAATATCCACCCGTTCGAGAGTGCAGAGAGCCTTGAGTTCTTGGCCGACAAGAACGACTGCGGTATGGTGGTGTTCGGCAGCAGTAATAAGAAGAGGCCGAATTGCGTGACTATCGCTCGGGTTTTCAATGCCAAGCTGCTCGATATGTGTGAATTAATGTTGCTTCCCAGTCCGGATGGAGACCAGATTCCTTCGATGAACAACCTTACCATGAATGTTGGAATGGGATTACGGCCGCTGTTGCTTTTCTCCGGAACCCCCTGGGATGATCCTACGTCGTCGGCGCATGTTATGCTGAAGAGCATGTTTATGGATATGTTCAAGGGCGAAACTACCGATAAGATTGATGTGGAGGGCTTGCAATATGCGCTCATGGTTGCGGCTGAGGAACCTACCGAGGGCTTGTCGCCTGTTATTCATCTGCGGTGGTACAAGATCAAGACGAAGCGCAGTGGACATAAGCTCCCGCGAgtggagttggaggagatcgGTCCCAAGTTTGACTTCAAGGTTGGACGTATCCAGGAGGCTCCTCGGGATGTCATGAAGGAGGCCATGAAGCAAGGCAAGCGGCCTAACGAGGAgatcaagatgaagaagaacattgGCATGGATTCTATTGGTGATAAGATTGGTCGTGTGCACTTGACCAAGCAAGATCTGGGCGGATTgcagacgaggaagatgaagggtCTGAAGCGGCGTGCCGGCATGGAAtcggatgaggaggatgccGATAtgatggatgtggatgaggttTCGGAGGATGAGGGACGGAAGAGGACTAAGACGGCTTAA
- a CDS encoding ankyrin repeat-containing domain protein, giving the protein MKDLKMSLLILPIELLRLIATYIKTEKDLNSLCQTNTWLYYVLNRFLYQQNIKISGGSALIWAAKFGKVVTAQILIQEGVKVGMRDTNGMSPLLYAAAYGHLAVAELLVQEGAELESKNWQSQTPLSSAAAHGHEAVVKLLLEKGANPVYKNRHGRTLLSWAAMHGYAEIVKWLVEKGANLETKDRNGCTPLLLAAVNQHAAVVKLLIEKGVNTKYKDGQGRDLLSWTAKHGYEGVVKVLIEKGAYLESKDQNGQTPLSLAARHGQTAVVGILTEQGANLKNGDWYGKLPLSWAATYGHEGVVNLLIKRGANLRSKDGDGRAPLSYAAAHGHIEVVKLLVEKGADLDSKDWGLRTPLSWAARHGQMAVVSLLIEKGASIESKDQNGQTCLSWASKYGHEAVVDFLVEKGAKCGAKRNNSSIL; this is encoded by the coding sequence ATGAAAGACCTAAAAATGTCACTTCTCATACTTCCGATAGAATTACTGCGGCTAATAGCTACGTACATCAAGACAGAAAAAGATCTTAATTCTTTATGTCAAACCAATACTTGGCTCTATTATGTCCTAAACCGATTCTTATATCAACAGAACATAAAGATTTCAGGAGGATCTGCGCTGATTTGGGCAGCTAAATTTGGAAAAGTGGTCACAGCTCAAATACTTATTCAAGAAGGAGTTAAAGTTGGGATGCGCGATACGAATGGCATGTCTCCACTGCTATATGCTGCAGCATATGGACACTTGGCAGTGGCGGAACTACTGGTTCAGGAAGGGGCTGAACTGGAGTCCAAAAACTGGCAGAGTCAGACACCGTTGTCAAGCGCTGCGGCCCATGGACATGAAGCAGTGGTGAAGCTACTGTTAGAGAAGGGAGCTAACCCAGTCTATAAAAATCGGCATGGTCGAACTCTACTGTCATGGGCTGCAATGCACGGGTATGCCGAAATAGTGAAGTGGCTGGTTGAGAAGGGGGCCAACCTTGAAACTAAGGACCGGAATGGCTGCACCCCGCTATTATTGGCTGCAGTGAATCAGCATGCAGCAGTGGTGAAACTCCTGATCGAGAAAGGGGTTAACACAAAATACAAGGATGGCCAGGGTCGGGATCTCCTCTCATGGACTGCAAAGCACGGTTACGAGGGCGTGGTGAAGGTGCTGATCGAAAAAGGGGCCTATCTTGAGTCGAAGGACCAAAATGGCCAGACACCATTATCATTGGCTGCGAGGCATGGGCAGACGGCAGTAGTCGGCATACTAACTGAACAAGGGGCGAATCTGAAAAACGGGGACTGGTATGGCAAATTGCCACTATCATGGGCTGCAACATATGGCCATGAGGGAGTGGTAAACTTGTTGATCAAGAGGGGAGCTAATCTGAGGTCTAAGGATGGGGATGGCCGAGCACCGTTGTCATATGCTGCAGCGCATGGACACATAGAGGTGGTTAAGCTACTAGTTGAGAAAGGAGCAGATCTAGACTCGAAGGACTGGGGCCTTCGAACGCCTTTATCATGGGCTGCAAGACATGGACAGATGGCAGTAGTGAGCCTTTTAATCGAAAAGGGAGCGAGCATTGAGTCTAAGGATCAGAATGGTCAGACATGTTTATCATGGGCATCAAAATATGGGCATGAGGCAGTAGTAGATTTTCTTGTCGAGAAGGGAGCCAAATGCGGAGCCAAGCGGAATAACTCCTCTATCTTGTAG